The following are from one region of the Falco cherrug isolate bFalChe1 chromosome 19, bFalChe1.pri, whole genome shotgun sequence genome:
- the ATG101 gene encoding autophagy-related protein 101 isoform X1 — protein MLCADPPYADGLLHFPPPRGQMVGPGRTRCCAPPRATPAMNCRAEVLEVSVEGRQVEEAMLAVLHTVLLHRSTGKFHYKKEGTYSIGTVGTQDVDCDFIDFAYVRVSSEELDRALRKAVGEFKDALRNSGSDGMGQISLEFYQKKKSRWPFSDECIPWELWTIKVNVVNLANEQERQICREKVGEKLCEKIINIVEVMNRHEYLPKMPTQSEVDNVFDTSLKDVQPYLYKISYQITDSLGTSVTTTMRRLIKDTLAL, from the exons ATGCTGTGTGCCGACCCCCCCTACGCAGATGGGCTGCTCCACTTCCCTCCTCCCCGCGGTCAGATGGTCGGGCCCGGGCG aacCCGCTGTTGCGCTCCCCCCAGAGCCACCCCCGCCATGAACTGCCGcgcagaggtgctggaggtgTCGGTGGAGGGTCGGCAGGTGGAGGAGGCCATGCTGGCCGTGCTCCACACCGTCCTGCTGCACCGCAGCACTGGCAAGTTCCACTACAAGAAGGAGGGCACCTACTCCATCGGCACCGTGGGCACCCAGGACGTGGACTGCGACTTCATCGACTTCGCCTACGTCCGCGTCTCCTCTGAGGAGCTGGACCGGGCCCTGCGCAAGGCTGTAGGGGAGTTCAAG GACGCCTTGCGCAACTCGGGCAGCGATGGGATGGGGCAGATTTCGCTGGAGTTCTACCAGAAAAAGAAGTCACGCTGGCCCTTCTCGGATGAGTGCATCCCCTGGGAGCTGTGGACCATCAAAGTGAATGTGGTCAACCTGGCGAACGAGCAGGAGCGGCAGATCTGCCGGGAGAAGGTGGGCGAGAAGCTCTGCGAGAAGATCATCAACATTGTAGAGGTGATGAACCGCCACGAGTACCTGCCCAAGATGCCCACCCAGTCGGAGGTGGACAACGTCTTTGACACCAGCCTGAAGGACGTGCAGCCCTACCTGTACAAGATCTCCTACCAGATCACGGACTCCCTGGGCACCTCGGTCACCACCACCATGCGCCGCCTCATCAAGGACACACTGGCCCTGTAG
- the ATG101 gene encoding autophagy-related protein 101 isoform X2 has protein sequence MNCRAEVLEVSVEGRQVEEAMLAVLHTVLLHRSTGKFHYKKEGTYSIGTVGTQDVDCDFIDFAYVRVSSEELDRALRKAVGEFKDALRNSGSDGMGQISLEFYQKKKSRWPFSDECIPWELWTIKVNVVNLANEQERQICREKVGEKLCEKIINIVEVMNRHEYLPKMPTQSEVDNVFDTSLKDVQPYLYKISYQITDSLGTSVTTTMRRLIKDTLAL, from the exons ATGAACTGCCGcgcagaggtgctggaggtgTCGGTGGAGGGTCGGCAGGTGGAGGAGGCCATGCTGGCCGTGCTCCACACCGTCCTGCTGCACCGCAGCACTGGCAAGTTCCACTACAAGAAGGAGGGCACCTACTCCATCGGCACCGTGGGCACCCAGGACGTGGACTGCGACTTCATCGACTTCGCCTACGTCCGCGTCTCCTCTGAGGAGCTGGACCGGGCCCTGCGCAAGGCTGTAGGGGAGTTCAAG GACGCCTTGCGCAACTCGGGCAGCGATGGGATGGGGCAGATTTCGCTGGAGTTCTACCAGAAAAAGAAGTCACGCTGGCCCTTCTCGGATGAGTGCATCCCCTGGGAGCTGTGGACCATCAAAGTGAATGTGGTCAACCTGGCGAACGAGCAGGAGCGGCAGATCTGCCGGGAGAAGGTGGGCGAGAAGCTCTGCGAGAAGATCATCAACATTGTAGAGGTGATGAACCGCCACGAGTACCTGCCCAAGATGCCCACCCAGTCGGAGGTGGACAACGTCTTTGACACCAGCCTGAAGGACGTGCAGCCCTACCTGTACAAGATCTCCTACCAGATCACGGACTCCCTGGGCACCTCGGTCACCACCACCATGCGCCGCCTCATCAAGGACACACTGGCCCTGTAG
- the NR4A1 gene encoding nuclear receptor subfamily 4 group A member 1 isoform X1, translating to MEAPGMGAPRGHRDGGYRRWDHRGDTVGTGPEDPSNPGDPCPPRFTIPPATDIGSLPPPSPHLRRPREPREGRGRGGGGWGWGWGWGGARSIFSRGRAGIFSAGAAVASMEPRVRHGRAPAGTAPPAPCTAPPCVTGPRAAPRVTERLRESSGGAGARRSPRGGGGGSGAGTGGAPPGTGPRRCPASRRSTARRAPAPAIAAHPSCSAPRVAASPWRWPERTWRPPLPCPASAPSWRATPASSTPSSTSCRPAASPPPPPPPSNWRISRSTAATPVLSGSPGGFAGLPLAPVSPLLEGPALTPTKVRSPGAGEGRCAVCGDNASCQHYGVRTCEGCKGFFKRTVQKNAKYICLANKDCPVDKRRRNRCQFCRFQKCLAVGMVKEVVRTDSLKGRRGRLPSKPKQPPDASPVSLITSLVRAHIDSIPSATKLDYSKFQESAPCQLEKEDSVDVQQFYDLLTGSMDVIRKWAEKIQGFTELPKEDQDLLLESAFLELFILRLAYRSKPEEGKLIFCNGVVLHRLQCVRGFGEWIDAILEFSQSLHRMSVDVPSFSCLAALVIITDRHGLKEPKRVEELQNRIVGCLKDHVAAGGAEPGRPGCLSKLLGKLPELRSLCTQGLQRIFYLKLEDLVPPPPIVDKIFMDTLPF from the exons ATGGAGGCACCAGGGATGGGGGCACCGAGAGGGCACCGGGATGGGGGGTACCGGCGATGGGATCACCGAGGGGACACCGTGGGTACCGGCCCCGAGGACCCCAGCAACCCCGGGGACCCCTGCCCACCGCGGTTCACCATTCCCCCCGCTACCGACATCGGGagcctccctcccccctccccccacctccgGCGGCCCCGGGAGCCCCgggaaggcagagggagagggggagggggatggggatggggatggggatgggggggcgCCCGTTCTATTTTTAGCCGGGGCCGCGCGGGTATTTTTAGCGCGGGCGCCGCGGTTGCGTCAATGGAACCCCGCGTGCGTCACGGCCGCGCCCCCGCCGGAACCGCCCCCCCCGCGCCTTGTACGGCGCCGCCGTGCGTCACGGGCCCGCGCGCCGCCCCGCGCGTCACCGAGCGCTTAAGAGAAAGTAGTGGCGGGGCCGGAGCCCGGCGGAGcccgcgcggcggcggcggcggcagcggagCGGGAACCGGAGGAGCACCGCCGGGTACCGGCCCCCGG AGATGCCCTGCATCCAGGCGCAGTACGGCACGGCGGGCACCGGCCCCTGCGATCGCTGCCCACCCGAGCTGCTCAGCCCCGAGGGTGGCCGCTTCCCCATGGAGGTGGCCGGAGCGGACCTGGCGGCCGCCCCTGCCTTGCCCAGCTTCAGCACCTTCATGGAGGGCTACGCCGGCGAGTTCGACGCCTTCCTCTACCAGCTGCCGGCCAGCAGccagcccgccgccgccgccgccgccttcAAACTGGAGGATTTCCAGGTCTACGGCTGCTACTCCGGTGCTTTCG GGCTCCCCGGGGGGCTTCGCCGGGCTGCCCCTGGCTCCCGTCTCGCCGCTGCTGGAGGGGCCGGCGCTGACCCCCACCAAGGTGCgcagccccggggcgggcgAGGGCCGCTGCGCCGTCTGCGGGGACAACGCCTCCTGCCAGCACTACGGCGTGCGCACCTGTGAGGGCTGCAAGGGCTTCTTCAAG CGCACGGTGCAGAAGAACGCCAAGTACATCTGCCTGGCCAACAAGGACTGCCCCGTGGACAAGCGGCGGAGGAACCGCTGCCAGTTCTGCCGCTTCCAGAAGTGCCTGGCCGTCGGCATGGTCAAAGAAG TGGTGCGGACCGACAGCCTgaaggggcggcggggccggttGCCCTCCAAACCCAAGCAGCCGCCGGACGCGTCCCCCGTCAGCCTCATCACCTCCCTGGTGCGGGCGCACATCGACTCCATCCCCAGCGCCACCAAGCTCGACTACTCCAAG TTCCAGGAGTCGGCACCGTGCCAGTTGGAGAAGGAGGACTCGGTGGACGTGCAGCAATTTTACGATCTGCTCACCGGCTCCATGGACGTCATCCGCAAGTGGGCTGAGAAAATCCAAGGTTTCACCGAGCTGCCCAAGGAAGACCAGGATCTGCTGCTGGAATCGGCCTTCCTCGAGCTCTTCATCCTCCGTCTGGCGTACCG CTCCAAGCCGGAGGAAGGGAAACTCATCTTTTGCAACGGGGTGGTGCTGCACCGCCTGCAGTGCGTGCGGGGCTTCGGCGAGTGGATCGACGCCATCCTCGAGTTCTCCCAGAGCCTGCACCGCATGAGCGTCGACgtcccctccttctcctgcctcgCCGCCCTCGTCATCATCACAG ACCGCCATGGGTTGAAGGAACCGAAGCGggtggaggagctgcagaaCCGCATTGTGGGGTGCCTGAAGGACCACGTGGCAGCGGGGGGGGCCGAGCCCGGTCGCCCCGGCTGCCTCTCCAAGCTGCTGGGCAAACTGCCCGAGCTGCGCAGCCTTTGCACCCAGGGCCTCCAGCGCATCTTCTACCTGAAGCTGGAGGACCTGGTGCCACCACCGCCCATCGTCGACAAGATCTTCATGGACACGCTGCCCTTCTGA
- the NR4A1 gene encoding nuclear receptor subfamily 4 group A member 1 isoform X2 yields the protein MPVATTGQPAAPEVRLPGKPPPWFFSPCPPSSTWMDGWMVVVGGGGLRRHPVLSTEMPCIQAQYGTAGTGPCDRCPPELLSPEGGRFPMEVAGADLAAAPALPSFSTFMEGYAGEFDAFLYQLPASSQPAAAAAAFKLEDFQVYGCYSGAFGGQPDETLSSSGSDCYGSPCSVPSPATPGFQPPQAPSWEGSFGGYSPLPNFEGGQPWAEPAKGSGSQPPFFAFGPPAPSPGGSPGTLKGQPGPSPRLDPQLLDTDTFAPAQGSPGGFAGLPLAPVSPLLEGPALTPTKVRSPGAGEGRCAVCGDNASCQHYGVRTCEGCKGFFKRTVQKNAKYICLANKDCPVDKRRRNRCQFCRFQKCLAVGMVKEVVRTDSLKGRRGRLPSKPKQPPDASPVSLITSLVRAHIDSIPSATKLDYSKFQESAPCQLEKEDSVDVQQFYDLLTGSMDVIRKWAEKIQGFTELPKEDQDLLLESAFLELFILRLAYRSKPEEGKLIFCNGVVLHRLQCVRGFGEWIDAILEFSQSLHRMSVDVPSFSCLAALVIITDRHGLKEPKRVEELQNRIVGCLKDHVAAGGAEPGRPGCLSKLLGKLPELRSLCTQGLQRIFYLKLEDLVPPPPIVDKIFMDTLPF from the exons ATGCCGGTGGCCACCAccgggcagccagcagccccagaggTCCGGCTCCCGGGGAAGCCCCCCCCGTGGTTCTTCTCACCTTGCCCTCCATCCTCCAcctggatggatggatggatggtgGTGGTTGGGGGAGGGGGTCTCCGCCGACACCCTGTTCTCTCCACAGAGATGCCCTGCATCCAGGCGCAGTACGGCACGGCGGGCACCGGCCCCTGCGATCGCTGCCCACCCGAGCTGCTCAGCCCCGAGGGTGGCCGCTTCCCCATGGAGGTGGCCGGAGCGGACCTGGCGGCCGCCCCTGCCTTGCCCAGCTTCAGCACCTTCATGGAGGGCTACGCCGGCGAGTTCGACGCCTTCCTCTACCAGCTGCCGGCCAGCAGccagcccgccgccgccgccgccgccttcAAACTGGAGGATTTCCAGGTCTACGGCTGCTACTCCGGTGCTTTCGGTGGGCAGCCGGACGAGACCCTCTCCTCCAGCGGTTCGGACTGTTACGGCAGCCCCTGCTCCGTCCCCTCGCCTGCCACCCCGGGCTTCCAGCCGCCCCAAGCTCCGAGCTGGGAGGGCTCCTTTGGGGGGTACTCGCCCCTGCCGAACTTCGAgggtgggcagccctgggctgagCCGGCCAAGGGCAGTGGGTCACAGCCCCCTTTCTTCGCCTttggccccccagcccccagccctggtgggTCCCCTGGGACCCTAAAGGGGCAGCCAGGCCCCTCGCCCCGCCTGGACCCGCAGCTGCTGGACACGGACACCTTCGCCCCCGCGCAGGGCTCCCCGGGGGGCTTCGCCGGGCTGCCCCTGGCTCCCGTCTCGCCGCTGCTGGAGGGGCCGGCGCTGACCCCCACCAAGGTGCgcagccccggggcgggcgAGGGCCGCTGCGCCGTCTGCGGGGACAACGCCTCCTGCCAGCACTACGGCGTGCGCACCTGTGAGGGCTGCAAGGGCTTCTTCAAG CGCACGGTGCAGAAGAACGCCAAGTACATCTGCCTGGCCAACAAGGACTGCCCCGTGGACAAGCGGCGGAGGAACCGCTGCCAGTTCTGCCGCTTCCAGAAGTGCCTGGCCGTCGGCATGGTCAAAGAAG TGGTGCGGACCGACAGCCTgaaggggcggcggggccggttGCCCTCCAAACCCAAGCAGCCGCCGGACGCGTCCCCCGTCAGCCTCATCACCTCCCTGGTGCGGGCGCACATCGACTCCATCCCCAGCGCCACCAAGCTCGACTACTCCAAG TTCCAGGAGTCGGCACCGTGCCAGTTGGAGAAGGAGGACTCGGTGGACGTGCAGCAATTTTACGATCTGCTCACCGGCTCCATGGACGTCATCCGCAAGTGGGCTGAGAAAATCCAAGGTTTCACCGAGCTGCCCAAGGAAGACCAGGATCTGCTGCTGGAATCGGCCTTCCTCGAGCTCTTCATCCTCCGTCTGGCGTACCG CTCCAAGCCGGAGGAAGGGAAACTCATCTTTTGCAACGGGGTGGTGCTGCACCGCCTGCAGTGCGTGCGGGGCTTCGGCGAGTGGATCGACGCCATCCTCGAGTTCTCCCAGAGCCTGCACCGCATGAGCGTCGACgtcccctccttctcctgcctcgCCGCCCTCGTCATCATCACAG ACCGCCATGGGTTGAAGGAACCGAAGCGggtggaggagctgcagaaCCGCATTGTGGGGTGCCTGAAGGACCACGTGGCAGCGGGGGGGGCCGAGCCCGGTCGCCCCGGCTGCCTCTCCAAGCTGCTGGGCAAACTGCCCGAGCTGCGCAGCCTTTGCACCCAGGGCCTCCAGCGCATCTTCTACCTGAAGCTGGAGGACCTGGTGCCACCACCGCCCATCGTCGACAAGATCTTCATGGACACGCTGCCCTTCTGA